The nucleotide sequence CCATGCCGGAGGCGGAGAACAACGCCGCCTCGCCGCCTTCCAGGTCGCGGATCAAGGCTTCCAGCGCGGCAGAGTTGGGATTGCCCAGGCGGGTGTACATATAGTTGTCGGGATTGCCGGCGAGGTAGTCATCCACCTGCTCCAGCGAGTCGTAGACGAACACCGAGCTTTCGTAGATCGGCAGGCTCTTGGGTCGCGTGACCATCTTGTGGTCGATGGCATTGCCGCTATGAACGGCACGGGTGGAAACCCCTGGGCGGGAGGCTGACATGCTGGACCCCTGTGAGTTGATGAGCGCGGCTGCAAGGCGAGCGCTGCCGCCACGCGAAACTATCAGAAGGCCGGGAGTACGGCACCCGAGTACTTCTGCTCGATGAAGGCCTTCACCTCCGGGCTGGTCAAGGCTTCGGCCAGTTTCTTGATCGCGGCGCTATCGCGGTTGTCCGGCCGCGCGACCAGATAATTGACGTAGGGCGAATCGCTGCCTTCTATGACCAGCGCATCCTCTTTGGGAGGGTCGACACTTGCCGACCCCTGATTCAAACGATTTCAGCGCGGCAGCCGATCACCCGGTTGCAGCAGCGGAACTTCCACCCGCACCGTGTCCGGATACTTGATGCCGGCCCCGGTATTAAGGATCACCACGCGACCAACCTTCATCAATCACCGCAAACTATCGAAAATCCTCACGGTTGTGAGGATTCATAGCCATTGGATGAGGCCACAATGGCAAATCCTTACGATCATGAGGATTTACTTGCTTAAACAGTATCTGCATGGCAAATTCCTCACGATCATGAGGATTAGCCATGCAAGTCACTCTTAAAAATGCCTCCGAGCTGGGCAGCCTCGTTCGCCTCGCCCGCAAGGCCCAGAACATCCGCCAGGACGATGCCGCAGGCAGCATCGGGGTTAGTGAAAACTTTCTCGGCAAGGTTGAGCGCGGCAGCGAGAGTGTGCAGTGGGGCAAGCTGTTCCAAGTGCTCGACGGTCTCGGTCTGCGCTTGATCGTTGACCTGCCGGACGAGGTGCATGCTCTGCCGGATGAGCGCGACGTATGAAGCGCGAATTGCAAGCCTGGATTGGCCAGCGCCTGGTCGGGCACCTGTACGATGACAACGGCATTTGGAGCTTCCGCTATGCCGACGACTGGGACGAGTACGATCTTTGTCCCACGCTTGCACGACAGAACCGACTGGTGGTGGACGGCAGTAGCCAGCGTCCGGTGCAGTGGTATTTCGACAACCTGCTGCCCGAGGAAGGCCAGCGCCAGCTGCTGGCCGGCGATGCCCGCCTGGATGCCAACGATGCCTTTGCCCTGCTGGCCCATTACGGCGCCGAGTCTGCCGGCTCGCTGACCCTGCTGCCACCCGGGCAGCGCCAGCCGCAAGGCGGTCTGCATCCGCTGGGCGACGCCGACCTGTCGCGCCGCATCGAGGCCATGCCGCGCCTGCCGCTGACCCATGAGGCGCACAAGCGCATGTCTCTGGCCGGTGCCCAGCACAAGCTGGCCGTGGTGCTCGATCAGGGCGCGCTATACGAACCGCTAGGCGCCTGGCCTTCCACCCATATCCTCAAGCCGGATCATCCTGAGCAGGACTTTGCCCATTCGGTGATCAACGAGTGGTTCACCATGCGTCTCGCCGCTCGCGTCGGCCTGGCCGTGCCCGCGGTCAGCCGCCGCTACGTGCCGCAACCGGTGTACCTGATCGAGCGTTTCGACCGACAGCAACAGGGCGCGACCTGGCAACGCCTGCATAGCATCGACGCCTGCCAGATGCTGGGCCTGGACCGGAACTTCAAATATCAGGCCGGCAGCATCGAACGTCTGGTGGAATTGCTGCGTCTCACCACCTCATCCGCCGTTGCCCGGACGAGGCTGTTTGGCTGGCTGGTATTCAACGTGCTGGTCGGCAATACCGATGCTCACCTGAAGAACCTGAGCTTTCTGGTGACCGGGCGCGGGCAGCAACTGGCGCCTTTCTACGACCTGCTCTGCACGGCCGTCTATGAAACTCGCGCCTTCGACCAGCAGCGCTGGCCGCATGCGACGACACTGGCCTGGCCGATCCTCGGCGAAGCACACCTGGCCCGTATCGACCGTCAGCGCCTGCTGGATGCTGCCGAAGCTCTCGGGATCAAACGCTCATCGGCCGATTCGCAACTGGAGCGGATACGCGGGCGCATCGTCGAGCAAGCGGATGTGCTGCTGGCAGAAGCGGAACGGGAGAATGTCGAACTGGCCGCGGAGCGCCCGGAGCTGCGCGCCACCTTTGCCGGAGAAATGCGTTGCCTGCGGGCGATTCGGGCTCTGGTGGTGGAGCAGGCGCAGCGCCTCGAATCCTGAGTTGCCATTGAGTCAGCCAGCCCTTGGCAAGGTGGCGGCGCCGGAAGTTCATCAGCCGGAACATGAAGAAGAGCATGCCCCTGCGCTAGCGTGGGCACGCTCAATCGCCAGCAAGCTGGCGCCTGCAGAAGCGCGCCAGGAACCTAGCGCGCGTGAGTCCAGCGGCTGTAGAGCCAGCGCGCAGCGGCGTCGAGCAGGAAGCCCAGTACACCGATCAGCAGCACCATGGCCCTCAGTTCGGAGTAGGCCAGGCGGTCGCGGGTGTCGAGGATGTAATAGCCCAGGCCCGCGCTGACGCCGAGCATTTCGCAGGGCACCAGCACGATCCAGAGGATGCCGATGGCCAGGCGCACGCCGGTCAGCACATGCCCCAGCACGCCGGGCACGATGACCCGGCTCAGGGTTTCCCAGCGCGTGGCGCTGAGGCTGCGGGTCAGTTGCAGCCAGCGCGGGTCGAGCTGCTTCACCCCCGAGGATCCACCATCGACCCCGCAGGGCGTCGGTGGTGGAAGTAAAAGGCGACTTCCACCCTACGAGTCGGCCTCCATCCTCCACCAGACAGAGCCTCAACCAATGTCTAGCCGATCCTCCTCCGTCATACCCGGCTTCGGGCTGACGCTGGGTTACACCCTGGTGTACCTCAGCCTGTTAGTGCTGATTCCCCTGGGTGCGCTGTTTCTCAAGACCACCGAGCTGACCTGGGACCAGTTCATCTCCATCATCAGCGCGCCGCGCGTGCTGGCGGCGCTCAAGCTCAGCTTCGGCACCGCCTTTGTCGCGGCGGTGCTCAACGGCATTATCGGCACCCTGCTGGCATGGGTGCTGGTGCGCTACACCTTCCCCGGCCGCAAGGTCATCGAGGCGATGATTGATCTGCCGTTCGCGCTGTCGACCGCCGTCGCCGGCATCGCCCTGACCGCGCTCTACGCCCCCAATGGCCTGGTCGGCCAATGGGCCACGGCGATGGGTTTCAAGATCGCCTACAGCCCGCTGGGCATCACCTTGGCGCTGACCTTCGTCACCCTGCCGTTCGTGGTGCGTACGCTGCAGCCGGTGCTGGCCGACATTCCCCGCGAAGTCGAAGAGGCCGCGGCCTGCCTGGGTGCCCGCCCGCTGCAGGTGCGCGCCACGTACTGCTGCCGGCGCTGCTGCCGGCCTGGCTGACCGGCTTTGCGTTGGCCTTCGCCCGCGGTGTCGGCGAGTACGGCTCGGTGATCTTCATTGCCGGCAACATGCCGATGAAAACCGAGATCCTGCCGCTGCTGATCATGGTCAAGCTGGACCAGTACGACTATGCCGGCGCCACGGCCATCGGCGTGCTGATGCTGGTGGTGTCCTTCATCCTGCTGCTGCTGATCAATCTGCTGCAGCGCCGCATCTCGCACCCTTGAGGAGGTCGTCATGTCTTCTATATCGCTGACCGCGACGGCCAGCACCTCCGCCAATGCCGCGCGTCGCGGCAACGCCCTCGGGCGCCGGTTGCTGATCATTTCCGCCTGGCTGGTGTTCGCGCTGTTCCTGCTGCTGCCGCTGGTGATTGTCGTCAGTGAGGCGCTGAAGCTCGGTTTCGGCACCTTCTTCGAAGCCATCTTCGAGCCCGACGCCATCGCCGCGCTGAAACTGACGCTGATCGCCGTGGGCATCTCGGTGCCGCTCAATCTGGTATTTGGGGTCGCCGCCGCCTGGTGCGTAAGCAAGTACGAGTTTCGCGGCAAGAGCATCCTGGTCACGCTGATCGACCTGCCATTCTCGGTGTCGCCAGTGATCGCCGGCCTGATCTACGTCCTGCTGTTCGGGGCCCAGGGCTACTTCGGTGAATGGCTAAGCGATCGCGACATCCAGATCATCTTTGCCGTGCCGGGCATTGTGTTGGCCACACTGTTCGTCACCGTACCCTTTGTCGCCCGTGAACTGATCCCGCTGATGCAGGAGCAGGGCACCACGGAGGAGGAGGCTGCGCGGCTGCTCGGCGCCAGTGGCTGGCAGATGTTTTGGCACATCACTCTGCCGAACATCAAATGGGGCCTGGTCTATGGCGTGGTGCTCTGTACTGCGCGGGCGATGGGGGAATTCGGCGCGGTGTCGGTGGTGTCCGGGCATATCCGCGGGCTGACCAACACCCTGCCGCTGCACGTCGAGATTCTCTACAACGAATACAACCATGTCGCCGCGTTCAGCGTGGCCAGCCTGCTGCTGGCGTTGGCGCTGGTGATCCTGCTGCTCAAGCAGTGGAGCGAGTCGCGTATCAACCGCCTGAAGGCCACCGCCGAGGAATGATTCATGTCGATCGAGATTAGCAACGTCAACAAGCGCTTCGGCCAGTTCCAGGCACTGAATAACATTAACCTCAACATCCAGAGCGGAGAGCTGGTGGCGCTGCTCGGCCCGTCCGGCTGCGGCAAGACCAGCCTGCTGCGCATCATCGCCGGTCTGGAAACGCCGGACACCGGCAGCATCGTGTTCCACGGCGAGGATGTGTCGAGCCACGACGTGCGCGACCGCAACGTCGGCTTCGTCTTCCAGCACTACGCACTGTTCCGCCACATGACGGTGTTCGACAACGTTGCCTTCGGCCTGCGCATGAAGCCCCGAAAGCAGCGTCCGAGCGAAGCAGTGATTGCGCAAAAGGTTCATGAATTGCTGGGTCTGGTGCAATTGGATTGGCTCGCCGACCGCTACCCCGAGCAGCTCTCTGGCGGTCAGCGTCAGCGTATCGCTCTGGCCCGTGCGCTGGCGGTGGAACCCAAGGTATTGCTGCTGGATGAGCCCTTCGGCGCGCTGGACGCCAAGGTGCGCAAGGAGCTGCGCCGTTGGCTGGCGCGGCTGCACGAGGATGTGCATCTGACCAGCGTGTTCGTCACCCACGACCAGGAAGAGGCGATGGAAGTGGCCGACCGCATCGTGGTGATGAACAAGGGCGTGATCGAGCAGATCGGCACGCCGGCGGAGGTCTACCAGAACCCGGCCAGCGACTTCGTCTACCACTTCTTGGGCGATGCCAACCGCCTGCAACTGGACGGCGAGCGTTCGGTGCTGTTCCGTCCGCACGAGGTGGTGCTGAGCCGGGTGCTGGTACCCGAGTATCAGGTGGGTGAGGTGCGCGATATCCGGCCGCTGGGTGCGACCACGCGCGTTACCTTGCGCGTCGCCAACCAGGCGGAGCCAATCGAGGTGGAAGTCGCCAACGACCACGCCAGCCTGCAAGGCACCCATCGTGGTGAGACGCTGTATTTTCGTCCATTGGAGCAGCACGCGCGTGCGCTGGGCTGAGTTTCTGCCCAGCGGACCCAACCCAAGGTGAACCATCGGCGCTGATCGGCTACCCAACCTCTTACACCTGTCCAAAAAGGGGTTAGCCATGAACGATGAGCAACGAATACTCACCAACCGTCAGGGCCATCCGGTCCAGGACAACCAGAGCCTGCGCTCGGTCGGCGAGCGCGGGCCGGCCACGCTGGAGAACTATCCCTTCATCGAAAAGCTCACGCACTTCGACCGCGAGCGCATCCCCGAGCGCGTGGTGCATGCACGTGGCACCGCGGCCCACGGCTGGTTCGAAGCCTACGGCAAGATCGGCGATGAAGATGCCAGCAAATACACCCGTGCCAAGGTGCTGACCAAGGCCGGCGTGCGCACCCCGGTGTTCCTGCGCTTCTCCACGGTAATCGGCGCCAAGGAGTCCCCCGAGACGGCGCGCGACCCCCGCGGGTTCGCCATCAAGTTCTATACCGAGGACGGCAACTGGGACCTGGTGGGCAACAACCTCAAGGTGTTCTTCATCCGCGATGCGATCAAGTTCCCCGACATGATCCACGCCTTCAAGCCGGACCCCATCTCCAACCGCCAGGAGGCCTGGCGTTTCTACGACTTCGTCCAGCACCACCCCGAGGCGCTGCACATGGTCACCTGGGTCAAGAGCCCCTGGGGCATTCCCGCCGACTACCGACACATGCAGGGTTCGAGCGTGAATACCTACAAGCTGGTCAACGACCAGGGCGAGGCGGTGCTCTGCAAGTTCTCCTTCGAGCCCAAGCTGGGGGTGAAGAACCTCACCAGCGAGCAGGCGGCGGAGATCCAGAAGCACGACGTCGGCCACGCCACGCGCGACCTTTACGATGCGATTGACCGCGGTGACTTCCCCGAATGGGAAATGTGCGTGCAGATCATGTCCGACGATCCCCATGACGAGCTGGACTTCGATCCGCTGGACGACACCAAGCGCTGGCCGGAAGACCAGTTCCCGCTGCTGCCGGTGGGCCGGCTGGTGCTGGACCGCAACCCCTCGAATTTCTTCGCCGAAGTGGAGCAGGCGGCCTTCGGCACCGGCGTGCTGGTGGACGGCATCGACTTCTCCGACGACAAGATGCTCCAGGGCCGGACCCTGTCCTACTCCGACACCCAGCGCTACCGGGTCGGGCCGAACTACCTACAGCTGCCGATCAACGCCGCCAAGTCGCCGGTCGCCACCAACCAGCGTGACGGCCAGATGGCCTTCTATGTCGACAACGGCGGCGAAAACCCCCACGTCAACTACGAGCCCAGCTCGCAGAACGGCCTGCGCGAGGCGCCCAAGCCGGCCCGTGACTATCACCAGTGGGTCGAAGGGCATCTGGGCCGCTACCAGACCACTCGCACGCGCAGCGACTACCAGCAGGCGGGTGAGCGCTACCGCACGTTCGAGGATTGGGAACGCGAGGACCTGATCGCCAATATCACCGACGACCTCAAGCAGTGCCCGGAAAACATCCAGCTGCGCATGATCTGGCACTTCTGGCATTGCGACGAAGATTACGGCCGCCGCCTGGCCGAGGGTGTGGGCGTCGATCTGGAAAAAGCCAAGGCATTGCCACCGCTGGAGAACCGGCCGGCACCAGGTGCCGATGGCGACCGCCCCACCTATACCAGTGGCCAGGCGGAAGGGCCGGCGCGTTCCTGACCGGCTGCTTTCCGACATACGTCCGATAAAAGCGACGCGGGGCTGGTTCGCCCGCGTCCGGGCTTGTATAAAACGCGCTTTCTTGGCGTAAACGGGGGCCGTATGGAAGAGGTGATCGAACAGCTGCGCGAACTCAACGAGCCGGTTCCGGTGCCACTGGAACTGCCGGACGACGAGCGTCTGGTGGAGGTCGAGGAAGAGTTGTTTATCAATCTGCCCTACGGCCTGCGTGAATTTCTTCTGCTGGTCAGCGACGTGGTCTACGGCCGGCTGGAACCCGTCACCGCCACCGACCCGCAATCGCACACCTACCTGCCGGAAGTCGCGGCACTGGCCTGGGATGCCGGCGTCGAGCGCGACCTGTTGCCCATCTGCCAGGACGGCAACGACTTCTACGTGGTCGATCTGGAAGGCGAAGTCATGCTGTTCGACGGCGACACCCACGAGATGACCAACGAAAGCTGGGAGTCGGTGTGGCACTGGGTGCGGGATGTCTGGCTGGAGAGTTGAAGCGTTTCAGCGGCGTAGTTGATCCAGCCGCAGTCGTCGCATCGGCTTGCCGGGTTCACGCTCGATATCCACATGACCAGCGACCGGGTCGATGTGGTAGGTCAGGTCGTACAACTGCACAGGGTGACTGAGGGGTGTGGCGCGGAAGGTTGCCAGGCAGTCGCCGAGCCAACGCGCCGAGGGGTAGAGCAGCCCGGGCAGACCTTCATGGGCCAGGCGTTTGCCGATGGATTGTGGCCAGGCGTAGTCATCGCCGACCAGCGCCGGAAATTCTTCCAGCTTGCCGCGCAGGTCGATAAACAGACCGCTGGCCTGGATCTGCCAGACTTTGCGGTAACGGGTCACCACGCGGTCCACGCCTTCGATTTCACGCAGCATCTGTATCTGGTGGTAACAGGTTTCCGCCAGCGCGGTGTCCTCGTCGAGCGCGCCATACCAGACGCGGATGCTGCCGTCGCCATAGCGACTGGCGACACTGGTGTCCGCCTCGAACGGATAACCGATGGCTTCGCTGTAGGCCAGCCCGCGCTCGATTACTCCAGGGCCGGCGCTGCGCACCCGCATCTCAGCGGCGATCGCAGCCTGCTGGCCGCGGCTGTCGGGAATCAGATCGTCGAACAGGTTCTGCGAAACCCGCAGCGAGACGATATTGCGAAACACCGGTGCCGAGAAATCGCAGGTGGTATCGAGCAAGGCCATTTAGCGGCCTCGCTGGAAATCGACCAGGCGGGCGACCCGGGCAATGCCGATCAGCCCGTCGCGCACCATTACTTCCAGCGGCGTAGCGCCCTCAAGGGCGAGATTGCGCCTGTGTACCCATGAGAACCTCAGCTCCTCGTCTTCCGGGAACAGCAGGCGCAAACCCTTGTGGATGCCCAGCAGGTAGCCGGCGCGGTCGAGGTTGTCGCGGCT is from Pseudomonas saudiphocaensis and encodes:
- a CDS encoding sulfate/molybdate ABC transporter ATP-binding protein, with translation MSIEISNVNKRFGQFQALNNINLNIQSGELVALLGPSGCGKTSLLRIIAGLETPDTGSIVFHGEDVSSHDVRDRNVGFVFQHYALFRHMTVFDNVAFGLRMKPRKQRPSEAVIAQKVHELLGLVQLDWLADRYPEQLSGGQRQRIALARALAVEPKVLLLDEPFGALDAKVRKELRRWLARLHEDVHLTSVFVTHDQEEAMEVADRIVVMNKGVIEQIGTPAEVYQNPASDFVYHFLGDANRLQLDGERSVLFRPHEVVLSRVLVPEYQVGEVRDIRPLGATTRVTLRVANQAEPIEVEVANDHASLQGTHRGETLYFRPLEQHARALG
- a CDS encoding SMI1/KNR4 family protein, with amino-acid sequence MEEVIEQLRELNEPVPVPLELPDDERLVEVEEELFINLPYGLREFLLLVSDVVYGRLEPVTATDPQSHTYLPEVAALAWDAGVERDLLPICQDGNDFYVVDLEGEVMLFDGDTHEMTNESWESVWHWVRDVWLES
- a CDS encoding MbcA/ParS/Xre antitoxin family protein, with the translated sequence MQPVLKYSDEAQLADEDGRRVLARVVTALFDRWKLDTEVQMQLLGMSPKSRKLLPRYRNGEQALPGSRDNLDRAGYLLGIHKGLRLLFPEDEELRFSWVHRRNLALEGATPLEVMVRDGLIGIARVARLVDFQRGR
- a CDS encoding RES family NAD+ phosphorylase gives rise to the protein MALLDTTCDFSAPVFRNIVSLRVSQNLFDDLIPDSRGQQAAIAAEMRVRSAGPGVIERGLAYSEAIGYPFEADTSVASRYGDGSIRVWYGALDEDTALAETCYHQIQMLREIEGVDRVVTRYRKVWQIQASGLFIDLRGKLEEFPALVGDDYAWPQSIGKRLAHEGLPGLLYPSARWLGDCLATFRATPLSHPVQLYDLTYHIDPVAGHVDIEREPGKPMRRLRLDQLRR
- a CDS encoding helix-turn-helix domain-containing protein; this encodes MQVTLKNASELGSLVRLARKAQNIRQDDAAGSIGVSENFLGKVERGSESVQWGKLFQVLDGLGLRLIVDLPDEVHALPDERDV
- the cysW gene encoding sulfate ABC transporter permease subunit CysW produces the protein MSSISLTATASTSANAARRGNALGRRLLIISAWLVFALFLLLPLVIVVSEALKLGFGTFFEAIFEPDAIAALKLTLIAVGISVPLNLVFGVAAAWCVSKYEFRGKSILVTLIDLPFSVSPVIAGLIYVLLFGAQGYFGEWLSDRDIQIIFAVPGIVLATLFVTVPFVARELIPLMQEQGTTEEEAARLLGASGWQMFWHITLPNIKWGLVYGVVLCTARAMGEFGAVSVVSGHIRGLTNTLPLHVEILYNEYNHVAAFSVASLLLALALVILLLKQWSESRINRLKATAEE
- a CDS encoding catalase, with protein sequence MNDEQRILTNRQGHPVQDNQSLRSVGERGPATLENYPFIEKLTHFDRERIPERVVHARGTAAHGWFEAYGKIGDEDASKYTRAKVLTKAGVRTPVFLRFSTVIGAKESPETARDPRGFAIKFYTEDGNWDLVGNNLKVFFIRDAIKFPDMIHAFKPDPISNRQEAWRFYDFVQHHPEALHMVTWVKSPWGIPADYRHMQGSSVNTYKLVNDQGEAVLCKFSFEPKLGVKNLTSEQAAEIQKHDVGHATRDLYDAIDRGDFPEWEMCVQIMSDDPHDELDFDPLDDTKRWPEDQFPLLPVGRLVLDRNPSNFFAEVEQAAFGTGVLVDGIDFSDDKMLQGRTLSYSDTQRYRVGPNYLQLPINAAKSPVATNQRDGQMAFYVDNGGENPHVNYEPSSQNGLREAPKPARDYHQWVEGHLGRYQTTRTRSDYQQAGERYRTFEDWEREDLIANITDDLKQCPENIQLRMIWHFWHCDEDYGRRLAEGVGVDLEKAKALPPLENRPAPGADGDRPTYTSGQAEGPARS
- a CDS encoding HipA domain-containing protein, coding for MKRELQAWIGQRLVGHLYDDNGIWSFRYADDWDEYDLCPTLARQNRLVVDGSSQRPVQWYFDNLLPEEGQRQLLAGDARLDANDAFALLAHYGAESAGSLTLLPPGQRQPQGGLHPLGDADLSRRIEAMPRLPLTHEAHKRMSLAGAQHKLAVVLDQGALYEPLGAWPSTHILKPDHPEQDFAHSVINEWFTMRLAARVGLAVPAVSRRYVPQPVYLIERFDRQQQGATWQRLHSIDACQMLGLDRNFKYQAGSIERLVELLRLTTSSAVARTRLFGWLVFNVLVGNTDAHLKNLSFLVTGRGQQLAPFYDLLCTAVYETRAFDQQRWPHATTLAWPILGEAHLARIDRQRLLDAAEALGIKRSSADSQLERIRGRIVEQADVLLAEAERENVELAAERPELRATFAGEMRCLRAIRALVVEQAQRLES